One Bacillota bacterium genomic region harbors:
- the lysA gene encoding diaminopimelate decarboxylase, which produces MRLRGTMRINEEGHLEVGGVSTLDLAKEFGTPLYVIDEALFRENCRRYRAAFGPDNRVVYAGKALMCAAICRMIDEESLYLDVVSGGELYTALSARFPAERIYFHGNNKSEDEIRQGICAGVGRFVVDSLDELHILDRVAGEEGARPEVLLRITPGIEAHTHDYIRTGQIDSKFGLPISTGQALKGVRRTMDSHNVKLVGLHCHIGSQIFDLEPFREAARVILGFASEVRDSTGWLPEELDLGGGLGIYYVSGDDPPLIEDYAQAITGAVRDTCALLGMPLPRVVVEPGRSIAGPAGSTLYTVGVVKEIPGVRRYVAVDGGMGDNPRPALYQAQYEAVLAARIKDNSAVAVTVAGKCCESGDVLIQTAHLPCPETGDLLLIPATGAYNYTMSMNYNRLPRPAMVLVKDEKAEIIVARESYEDLVRNDRVPESLWKLSPRT; this is translated from the coding sequence ATGCGTTTACGGGGCACGATGCGTATTAACGAAGAAGGGCATCTTGAGGTTGGCGGGGTTTCCACTCTCGATCTGGCGAAGGAGTTTGGAACACCGCTTTATGTAATCGACGAAGCCCTTTTTCGCGAAAACTGCCGGCGTTATCGTGCGGCGTTCGGTCCTGATAACAGGGTGGTTTACGCCGGCAAGGCACTGATGTGCGCCGCCATATGCCGGATGATAGACGAAGAGAGTCTTTACCTGGACGTGGTATCGGGCGGAGAGCTTTACACGGCGCTTTCCGCCCGTTTTCCCGCTGAGCGGATCTACTTCCACGGCAACAACAAGTCGGAGGATGAGATACGGCAGGGAATCTGCGCCGGTGTAGGAAGGTTCGTGGTCGACAGCCTTGACGAACTTCACATCCTTGACCGCGTGGCCGGGGAAGAGGGGGCGCGGCCGGAGGTGCTGTTGCGGATTACGCCTGGCATTGAGGCCCATACCCACGATTACATACGGACCGGACAGATCGATTCGAAGTTCGGGCTGCCGATCTCCACGGGACAGGCGCTGAAAGGAGTACGGCGGACAATGGATTCGCACAACGTCAAGTTGGTGGGGCTCCACTGTCATATCGGATCGCAGATCTTCGACCTCGAGCCTTTTCGGGAGGCGGCGCGGGTTATACTGGGGTTTGCATCCGAAGTTCGGGATTCCACCGGTTGGCTTCCTGAAGAGCTGGATCTGGGTGGAGGTCTGGGAATATATTACGTCAGCGGTGACGACCCACCGCTTATCGAGGATTACGCGCAGGCGATCACCGGCGCCGTCAGGGATACCTGTGCACTGTTGGGAATGCCCCTGCCGCGCGTGGTTGTCGAGCCCGGCCGATCTATTGCAGGGCCTGCGGGCAGCACGCTGTATACGGTGGGTGTGGTTAAGGAGATTCCCGGTGTCCGGCGTTACGTTGCGGTGGACGGCGGGATGGGCGACAACCCGCGGCCGGCGCTTTACCAGGCGCAGTATGAGGCGGTGCTCGCCGCCAGAATAAAAGATAACTCCGCCGTTGCCGTCACCGTCGCCGGCAAGTGCTGCGAGTCGGGGGACGTCCTTATACAAACCGCGCACCTTCCTTGCCCCGAAACCGGCGACCTCCTGCTGATACCGGCAACCGGCGCTTATAACTATACAATGTCTATGAATTACAACCGCCTGCCACGACCGGCGATGGTACTCGTCAAGGACGAAAAGGCCGAAATCATTGTGGCGCGGGAAAGCTACGAGGATCTCGTG